One window of the bacterium genome contains the following:
- the hemC gene encoding hydroxymethylbilane synthase translates to MPQTPPAREFAATCRIGTRGSDLALWQAHTIQRLLGELGTQTEIEIIKTRGDRIDDVPLAQLEGKGFFTKELEDALLAGRVDLAVHSLKDLGTDMPDGLALAAMVGREDAREMLLVRKEAVDEARLARGEALPIRDGARLGTSAARRQAQVKKLRPDVQIVDLRGNVPTRVNRLREERYDAILLACAGLKRLELKLDDLFTMPLDPAVFVPAPAQGMLGLQCRDEDIWKRTIAQLDCTEAARAVRAERTLLCRLEGGCQLPFGVNITGSASQWRLEAFLARDVDDAAPLRLSLSGSDPEALAESAWSKLALHRGM, encoded by the coding sequence GTGCCCCAGACGCCCCCAGCCCGTGAATTCGCCGCGACCTGCCGCATCGGCACGAGGGGCTCGGACCTGGCCCTGTGGCAGGCCCACACCATCCAGCGATTGCTGGGCGAACTCGGCACGCAGACCGAGATCGAGATCATCAAGACGCGCGGCGACCGCATCGACGATGTGCCGCTGGCGCAACTCGAGGGCAAGGGTTTCTTCACCAAGGAACTCGAGGATGCGTTGCTCGCCGGTCGCGTCGACCTGGCGGTGCATTCGCTGAAGGACCTCGGCACCGACATGCCCGACGGCCTGGCGCTGGCGGCGATGGTCGGGCGTGAGGATGCGCGCGAGATGCTGCTCGTGCGCAAGGAGGCGGTCGACGAAGCGCGGCTGGCGCGCGGCGAGGCGCTGCCGATCAGGGACGGCGCGCGCCTGGGCACCAGCGCCGCGCGAAGGCAGGCGCAGGTGAAGAAGCTGCGGCCCGATGTGCAGATCGTCGACCTGCGCGGCAACGTGCCGACGCGCGTGAACCGGCTGCGCGAGGAACGCTACGACGCCATCCTGCTCGCCTGCGCCGGTCTCAAGCGGCTGGAACTGAAGCTCGACGACCTGTTCACGATGCCGCTCGACCCGGCCGTGTTCGTGCCCGCGCCCGCGCAGGGCATGCTGGGCCTGCAGTGCCGCGACGAGGACATCTGGAAGCGGACCATCGCGCAGCTCGACTGCACCGAGGCCGCGCGCGCGGTGCGCGCCGAGCGGACGCTGCTCTGCCGGCTGGAAGGCGGCTGCCAGCTGCCCTTCGGCGTGAACATCACCGGCTCTGCCTCGCAGTGGCGGCTGGAGGCCTTCCTCGCGCGCGACGTCGATGACGCCGCGCCGCTGCGCCTGAGCCTGAGCGGATCCGATCCCGAGGCGCTGGCCGAATCCGCCTGGTCGAAGCTGGCCCTGCACCGGGGGATGTGA
- a CDS encoding uroporphyrinogen-III synthase — MTAAGRRIVLTREAQGNAPWLERLRELGFVTLDLPLLRYETLDPPAPAGRWDWVLLTSPQGARAYAAWAGRPDGAKIGTLGNGTRAALEAVGLFDELGCNVADGAMLARAFVASVTAPCRVLLPGAVSRMSEPAKTLRMAGYEVLDVPLYRTSAVPPEQLPTAPTAAADMVFFCSPTAVRAFVAAWKERPDCVAIGATTAAVAREAGFRTEVAETPDLDAMLRAAGLGQ; from the coding sequence ATGACTGCCGCCGGCCGCCGCATCGTCCTGACCCGCGAGGCGCAGGGCAATGCACCGTGGCTGGAGCGGCTGCGTGAGCTGGGGTTCGTGACCCTGGACCTGCCCCTGCTCCGCTACGAGACGCTGGACCCGCCGGCGCCGGCCGGGCGCTGGGACTGGGTGCTTCTCACATCGCCCCAGGGCGCGCGTGCCTATGCGGCATGGGCGGGCAGGCCCGACGGTGCGAAGATCGGCACGCTCGGCAACGGCACGCGCGCGGCGTTGGAAGCGGTGGGCCTGTTCGATGAACTGGGCTGCAACGTGGCCGACGGGGCGATGCTGGCGCGTGCGTTCGTGGCGAGCGTCACGGCGCCCTGCCGCGTGCTCCTGCCCGGCGCCGTGAGCCGCATGTCGGAGCCGGCGAAGACGCTGCGCATGGCCGGCTACGAGGTGCTCGACGTGCCGCTGTACCGCACGTCGGCAGTGCCGCCCGAACAGTTGCCGACGGCCCCGACGGCCGCCGCCGACATGGTCTTCTTCTGCAGCCCCACGGCGGTGCGCGCCTTCGTCGCCGCCTGGAAGGAACGACCGGACTGCGTGGCCATCGGCGCCACGACCGCGGCGGTTGCCCGCGAGGCCGGTTTCCGGACGGAGGTCGCCGAGACCCCCGACCTGGATGCCATGCTCCGGGCCGCCGGCCTGGGGCAGTGA
- the hemB gene encoding porphobilinogen synthase, with protein MDMYERPRRLRVSPVMREMVAETSVEARHLITPHFVVEGKGFKDEIASMPGVGHCSVDELVKEVGADLELGLKSHLLFGIPDRKDAHGTAALGDDSVIARALRELKKQFGSDIITVTDVCLCAYTSHGHCGFLEDGKVVNDPSVEQLAKMALAHARNGADIVSPSDMMDGRVGAMRELMDDEGYTDTSIIAYSAKYASAYYGPFRDACDSAPQGDRKSYQMDPRNGREGVLEAMLDVDEGADMVMVKPALAYLDVIRRVRDEVMVPVVCYNVSGEYSLVKAAAAAGWVNEAAIVRENLLAMRRAGSDLIITYHGREALAKGWLK; from the coding sequence ATGGACATGTACGAACGCCCCCGCCGCCTGCGCGTCAGCCCCGTCATGCGCGAGATGGTCGCCGAGACCAGTGTCGAGGCCCGTCACCTGATCACGCCGCACTTCGTGGTCGAGGGCAAGGGCTTCAAGGACGAGATCGCCAGCATGCCCGGCGTGGGCCACTGCTCGGTCGACGAACTGGTGAAGGAAGTGGGCGCCGACCTCGAACTGGGCCTGAAGTCGCACCTGCTGTTCGGCATCCCCGACCGGAAGGACGCGCACGGCACCGCGGCGCTGGGCGACGATTCGGTCATCGCGCGCGCCCTGCGCGAGCTGAAGAAGCAGTTCGGCAGCGACATCATCACCGTCACCGATGTCTGCCTGTGCGCCTACACCAGCCACGGCCACTGCGGCTTCCTGGAGGACGGCAAGGTCGTCAACGACCCGAGTGTGGAGCAGCTGGCGAAGATGGCGCTGGCGCACGCGCGCAACGGCGCCGACATCGTCAGCCCTTCCGACATGATGGACGGCCGCGTCGGCGCCATGCGCGAACTTATGGACGACGAGGGCTACACCGACACCTCCATCATCGCCTACAGCGCCAAGTACGCCAGCGCCTACTACGGCCCGTTCCGCGACGCCTGCGACAGCGCGCCCCAGGGCGACCGCAAGAGCTACCAGATGGACCCTCGCAACGGCCGCGAAGGCGTGCTCGAGGCCATGCTCGACGTGGACGAGGGCGCCGACATGGTCATGGTCAAGCCTGCGCTCGCCTACCTGGACGTCATCCGCCGCGTGCGCGACGAGGTGATGGTGCCGGTGGTCTGCTACAACGTGTCGGGCGAGTACTCGCTGGTGAAGGCCGCCGCGGCTGCCGGCTGGGTGAACGAGGCCGCCATCGTGCGCGAGAACCTGCTGGCCATGCGCCGCGCGGGCAGTGACCTGATCATCACCTACCACGGGCGCGAGGCGCTGGCCAAGGGGTGGCTCAAGTGA
- the hemL gene encoding glutamate-1-semialdehyde 2,1-aminomutase, giving the protein MPGGVNSPVRSFKSVPGDPLFFRSAKGCRFTDEDGKSYIDWCLSWGPLILGHADAEVHAAALEAMNEGASFGAPSRREVLLAEAFLARMPHFDQVRFVSSGTEAVMSAIRLARGFTGRDVTVKFSGCYHGHTDSLLVEAGSGLATFGTPSSAGVPKGFSDTTVVLPLDDVAKLEAFFAARGSEVAALIIEPVPANSGLLIQRPEFLKACRDLTTKHGALLIFDEVITGFRVARGGAAELLGITPDLGTYGKIIGGGFPVGAYATRRDIMAHVSPLGSVYQAGTLSGNPVAMAAGLVTLEKTGRPGFYEDLERKGARLEAGLRKAAADAGITASLARQGSLFWCVFQPEAPRAVEAVDGSKMPTYGRLHRDLIDRGVYLAPSGWEVGFVSAAHADADIDATVSAVADTFKSWS; this is encoded by the coding sequence ATGCCCGGCGGCGTGAACAGCCCGGTGCGCTCGTTCAAGTCCGTGCCGGGCGATCCCCTGTTCTTCCGGTCGGCGAAGGGCTGCCGCTTCACCGACGAGGACGGCAAGTCGTACATCGACTGGTGCCTGAGCTGGGGCCCGCTCATCCTGGGCCACGCCGACGCCGAGGTGCACGCGGCGGCGCTCGAGGCCATGAACGAGGGCGCCAGCTTCGGCGCCCCCAGCCGCCGCGAGGTGCTCCTGGCCGAGGCCTTCCTGGCTCGGATGCCGCACTTCGACCAGGTGCGCTTCGTCAGCAGCGGCACCGAGGCCGTGATGAGCGCCATCCGCCTGGCGCGCGGGTTCACCGGGCGCGACGTGACCGTCAAGTTCAGCGGCTGCTACCACGGCCACACCGACAGCCTGCTTGTGGAAGCGGGCAGCGGGCTGGCCACCTTCGGCACGCCCAGCAGCGCCGGGGTACCCAAGGGCTTCAGCGACACGACGGTCGTGCTGCCCCTGGACGACGTGGCGAAGCTCGAGGCGTTCTTTGCCGCGCGCGGCAGCGAGGTGGCGGCGCTCATCATCGAGCCGGTGCCGGCCAACAGCGGCCTGCTCATCCAGCGGCCGGAGTTCCTGAAGGCCTGCCGCGACCTGACCACGAAGCACGGCGCGCTGCTCATCTTCGACGAGGTCATCACCGGTTTCCGTGTGGCCCGCGGCGGCGCGGCCGAACTGCTCGGCATCACGCCGGACCTCGGAACCTACGGCAAGATCATCGGCGGCGGGTTCCCCGTGGGCGCCTATGCGACCCGGCGGGACATCATGGCGCACGTGTCGCCGCTGGGCTCGGTGTACCAGGCCGGCACGCTGAGCGGCAACCCGGTGGCGATGGCCGCGGGCCTGGTCACGCTGGAGAAGACCGGTCGCCCCGGCTTCTACGAGGACCTGGAGCGCAAGGGCGCGCGCCTGGAGGCCGGGCTGCGGAAGGCCGCGGCCGACGCCGGCATCACCGCCAGCCTGGCGCGCCAGGGCTCGCTGTTCTGGTGCGTGTTCCAGCCCGAGGCGCCGCGCGCGGTCGAGGCCGTCGACGGCTCGAAGATGCCCACCTATGGCCGCCTGCACCGCGACCTGATCGACCGCGGCGTCTACCTGGCGCCGTCGGGCTGGGAAGTGGGCTTCGTCAGCGCGGCGCACGCCGACGCCGACATCGACGCCACGGTGAGCGCCGTGGCCGACACCTTCAAGAGCTGGAGCTGA
- the hemE gene encoding uroporphyrinogen decarboxylase gives MADLKDSIFLKNLRGEPCDRTPIWIMRQAGRYLPEYLEVRSRISFNDLCRSPEAACEVTIQPIRRFGLDAAIMFSDILTPLEAMGAPFDFSHGGPKLERPLRDERDIRSLERYPSLEGVGFVADAIKLMKKELGDRTPLIGFAGSPFTLASYLIEGGGSKEYEHLKTMLYSRPELLQELLDLLGDQILDYLRMQVDAGVDAVQLFDTWGGILHPADYEKHVLPVVRRILDGLKDTGVPRIYFLKGSAPYNHLVSTLDCECFGVDWTQDLTRAIAELPGRCVQGNLDPLVLYGSHEQVRHRALEICRQGAAAPGHVFNLGHGILPHAPIPAVETLVRTVQEFRRGH, from the coding sequence ATGGCCGACCTCAAGGACAGCATCTTCCTGAAGAACCTGCGCGGCGAGCCGTGCGACCGCACGCCCATCTGGATCATGCGGCAGGCCGGCCGCTACCTGCCGGAGTACCTGGAGGTGCGCTCGCGGATCTCGTTCAACGACCTCTGCCGCTCGCCCGAGGCTGCCTGCGAAGTGACCATCCAGCCGATAAGGCGGTTCGGGCTGGACGCGGCGATCATGTTCAGCGACATCCTGACGCCGCTTGAGGCGATGGGCGCCCCGTTCGACTTCTCGCACGGCGGCCCGAAGCTTGAGCGGCCGTTGCGCGACGAGCGCGACATCCGCTCGCTCGAACGCTACCCGTCGCTGGAAGGTGTCGGCTTCGTGGCCGACGCGATCAAGCTGATGAAGAAGGAACTGGGCGACCGCACGCCGCTGATCGGCTTTGCCGGGTCGCCGTTCACGCTGGCCAGCTACCTGATCGAGGGCGGCGGCTCCAAGGAATACGAGCACCTCAAGACGATGCTCTATTCGCGGCCCGAGCTGCTGCAGGAGCTGCTGGACCTGCTCGGTGACCAGATCCTCGACTACCTGCGCATGCAGGTCGACGCCGGCGTGGACGCCGTGCAGCTGTTCGACACCTGGGGCGGCATCCTGCACCCGGCCGACTACGAGAAGCACGTGCTGCCGGTGGTGCGGCGCATCCTCGACGGACTGAAGGACACGGGTGTGCCGCGCATCTACTTCCTGAAGGGCAGCGCGCCGTACAACCACCTGGTCTCGACGCTCGACTGCGAGTGCTTCGGCGTCGACTGGACGCAGGACCTGACACGCGCCATCGCCGAACTGCCCGGCCGCTGCGTGCAGGGCAACCTGGACCCGCTGGTGCTGTACGGCTCGCACGAGCAGGTGCGCCACCGGGCGCTGGAGATCTGCCGGCAGGGCGCCGCCGCCCCCGGGCATGTGTTCAACCTGGGCCACGGCATCCTGCCGCACGCCCCCATCCCCGCCGTGGAAACCCTGGTCCGCACGGTCCAGGAGTTCCGCCGCGGTCACTGA
- the hemN gene encoding oxygen-independent coproporphyrinogen III oxidase codes for MSLNIPADFVEKYNQPGPRYTSYPTVPAWKQPFGDSEYRESLAALNERPGDELAIYLHLPFCAKHCFYCGCNALVSREKNAVEVYLDRVEKELAMVTALIGTNRRVVQFHWGGGTPNYLSESEVNRALAMFRGAFDIAPDAEVSLEIDPRIATPEQVASLRAAGFNRISLGVQDFEESVQVAIGRRQGRERTLNVYQACRDAGFPGVNVDLVYGLPGQTRESFAHTLGEIIELQPDRVACFSYAHVPWVRPRQNKVDTTRMLSGYDKFSLFMLTVDLFQDADYTWIGMDHFAKRNDELSVALRDRALHRNFMGYATKPAPHMLAFGMSGIGDVCDRFVQNDAELDTWGTAIDEGRLPIVKGHKLSDDDRMRRLVILNVMCNLELPWALTERAFGAPADRLLAEELKALPPLVEDGLVEVNDRGLRITDKGRYFVRNVAMIFDAYLGGTQDKPLFSRTV; via the coding sequence ATGTCCTTGAACATACCGGCCGACTTCGTCGAGAAGTACAACCAGCCGGGGCCGCGCTACACCAGCTACCCCACGGTGCCGGCGTGGAAGCAGCCCTTCGGCGATTCGGAATATCGCGAGTCCCTGGCCGCGCTCAACGAGCGGCCGGGCGACGAGCTGGCCATCTACCTGCACCTGCCCTTCTGCGCCAAGCACTGCTTCTACTGCGGGTGCAATGCGCTGGTCTCGCGCGAGAAGAACGCCGTCGAGGTGTACCTTGACCGCGTCGAGAAGGAACTCGCGATGGTCACGGCCCTCATCGGCACGAACCGGCGCGTGGTCCAGTTCCACTGGGGCGGCGGCACGCCGAACTACCTGAGCGAGTCCGAGGTGAACCGCGCGCTGGCCATGTTCCGCGGCGCGTTCGACATCGCGCCCGACGCCGAGGTCTCGCTGGAGATCGACCCGCGCATCGCCACGCCCGAACAGGTGGCCTCGCTGCGCGCAGCCGGGTTCAACCGCATCAGCCTGGGCGTGCAGGATTTCGAGGAATCGGTGCAGGTGGCCATCGGCCGCCGGCAGGGCCGCGAGCGCACGTTGAACGTGTACCAGGCCTGCCGTGATGCCGGCTTCCCGGGCGTGAACGTCGACCTGGTCTACGGACTGCCGGGCCAGACACGCGAATCGTTCGCCCACACGCTGGGCGAGATCATCGAACTGCAGCCGGATCGGGTGGCATGTTTCTCGTACGCCCACGTGCCCTGGGTGCGGCCGCGGCAGAACAAGGTCGACACCACGCGGATGCTGTCGGGCTACGACAAGTTCTCGCTGTTCATGCTGACGGTCGACCTGTTCCAGGACGCCGACTACACCTGGATCGGCATGGACCACTTCGCCAAGCGCAACGACGAGCTCTCGGTGGCGCTGCGCGACCGGGCACTGCACCGCAACTTCATGGGTTACGCCACCAAACCGGCCCCGCACATGCTGGCCTTCGGCATGAGCGGCATCGGCGACGTCTGTGACCGCTTCGTGCAGAACGACGCCGAACTGGACACGTGGGGCACCGCCATCGACGAGGGCCGCCTGCCCATCGTCAAGGGCCACAAGCTGTCGGACGACGACCGCATGCGGCGCCTGGTCATCCTCAACGTCATGTGCAACCTGGAGCTGCCGTGGGCCCTGACTGAGCGTGCATTCGGCGCGCCGGCCGACCGGCTGCTGGCCGAAGAATTGAAGGCACTGCCGCCGCTGGTGGAGGACGGACTGGTCGAGGTGAACGACCGCGGGCTGCGCATCACCGACAAGGGACGCTACTTCGTGCGCAACGTGGCCATGATCTTCGACGCCTACCTGGGCGGCACCCAGGACAAGCCGCTGTTCTCGAGGACCGTCTGA
- the hemH gene encoding ferrochelatase, with translation MASARSSLAGRVDNYATPRLDPARRTGLVLCGMGGPDGPGAVEPFLRNLFRDPQIFPVPRLLAPVLGWAIAKRRSPDVRKRYALVSPDSVTPQLATTRRQGELLAERLRGAGLDIRPDIAMRYWRPFPDQTVASLLEQGATQFLVVPMYPQFSAATNGSTLDYVLDSLRRLAPSAPVHAVADWHLLPGFLESLARPAAAQLGAWATAGEDAAASALLYVAHSLPYSFIKRGDCYEERTLETVAAVHARVTAALAAAGHADWQARLVVGGSQPMVAFQSRVGPIKWLEPNIEAETRRLAAAGCRRLFVQPVSFTCEHIETLLELDLELKETAEKAGLHGFARGAALNEDAVWLDSLAGHLAATAFGRENHSA, from the coding sequence ATGGCCTCAGCGCGGAGTTCGCTCGCCGGGCGCGTCGACAACTACGCCACACCGCGCCTGGACCCGGCGCGCCGCACCGGACTGGTGCTGTGCGGCATGGGCGGACCCGACGGTCCCGGCGCGGTGGAGCCGTTCCTGCGCAACCTGTTCCGCGACCCGCAGATCTTCCCGGTGCCGCGCCTGCTGGCCCCCGTGCTGGGATGGGCGATCGCCAAGCGACGATCGCCCGACGTGCGCAAGCGCTACGCCCTGGTGAGTCCCGACTCGGTGACGCCGCAACTGGCGACCACACGTCGGCAGGGCGAACTGCTTGCCGAGCGGCTGCGGGGCGCGGGACTCGACATCCGGCCCGACATCGCCATGCGCTACTGGCGCCCGTTCCCCGACCAGACGGTGGCCTCGCTGCTCGAGCAGGGCGCCACGCAGTTCCTGGTCGTGCCCATGTACCCGCAGTTCTCGGCCGCGACGAACGGCAGCACGCTCGACTACGTGCTGGATTCGCTGCGTCGCCTGGCGCCCTCTGCTCCCGTGCACGCGGTGGCCGACTGGCACCTGCTGCCGGGATTCCTGGAGTCGCTGGCCCGGCCGGCGGCGGCACAACTGGGCGCCTGGGCCACCGCGGGCGAGGACGCTGCCGCGTCGGCGCTGCTCTACGTGGCGCACTCTCTGCCCTATTCGTTCATCAAGCGCGGCGACTGCTACGAGGAGCGCACACTGGAGACGGTGGCGGCCGTGCACGCCCGCGTGACCGCGGCGCTCGCCGCGGCAGGGCACGCCGACTGGCAGGCGCGGTTGGTGGTCGGCGGCTCGCAGCCCATGGTCGCGTTCCAGAGCCGCGTCGGTCCCATCAAGTGGCTCGAGCCGAACATCGAGGCCGAGACGCGCCGTCTGGCGGCCGCGGGATGCCGGCGGCTGTTCGTGCAGCCGGTCAGCTTCACCTGCGAGCACATCGAAACGCTGCTGGAGCTGGACCTGGAACTGAAGGAGACCGCCGAAAAGGCCGGGCTCCACGGCTTCGCGCGGGGCGCGGCGCTGAACGAGGATGCGGTGTGGCTGGACTCGCTGGCGGGCCATCTGGCGGCCACGGCGTTCGGCAGGGAGAACCACAGTGCGTGA